The segment GTCGCTGTGATCTCTGAGCGGTGGATCGGTCCGAGGAGGCGCGAGTCTATCGTCTCTGTCGTGAGCGGGGGCTTGGCTAGGAGCCAGTACTCATCGGCTGCCAAGACCACTTCGTAAGTGCTTTGCTGTAAAGGCTGGGGGAGTGGCATGATAAAGGTTTGCCGGCCACGCTTGCCCAGGACCAGGAGCTTGCCCTCGGTAAAGCGCAGGGTGTCGCTTGGCTCGCCCACAACTCGTAGCATGAGCTTACTCCCAGCTAAACTGTCGGCTGTTAGCGTGAGGAGCACATTGTCGCCTCGATGTGGCTGTGCGATGCGGCTCATCAGGTGGTAGTTGCTCCCGCTAGGTGTGGGCTGGCGATAGACAAAGAAGAAGAGCCGCCCGACGATGATGAGTCCTACCATGATCGTCGGAAGTACCCAGCGTAGCCAGGTGGCTCGTCTCCTCGTCGCTATGTCAGAGTGGCTGACCATGTATCGTGTGCATCATACGTCTCCAGCGTATCTTGCCGTTCCAGAGACCTAGATCCTTGTCTAGCGAGAGCCAGAGGAGAGCGGGACGCCCTACGATATGATCCTCAGGAACGAAGCCCCAGTAGCGACTATCGGCCGAGTTGTGGCGATTGTCACCCATCATATAGTAGTAGTCCATCCCAAAGGTGTAGTGCGTAGCGGGCTGTCCGTCGATGAGGATGGTGCCGTCGGGACGCTGCTCGAGAGCGTGCCCCTCGTAGTTGTGTATGCATCGGCTGTAGAGTGCTAAGGCGTCGGGCGTGAGCTCGATGGTAAGCCCCTTGCGTGGTATCTGTAGCGGTCCGTAGTTGTCACGAGTCCAGCCGAGGTCATAACCTACGGGGTAGAGATTGGTATTGGGATCTTGCGACACAACGATCTTAGCGACACGGCTATCACTGGCTAGTTGCTGGCGCATCGTTTCCGTGAGAGGAAGCAAGTAGAGTGCCTGTACGTCGCTCAGATCAACGCCTGTCAAGCCCATCTCCTCTAGATCGGCCGTCGTGAGCCGTGATGCAGAGACTATATGCTGGTCATCGAGACTAATGCCTAGATGCTTGAGCTCCTCAGCGGAGAATCGTCCTCCACGGGTGCAGACCCAGTAGTTGAGCTGCATATGCTCGGGGCGCTCCTGTAGCTTGCCATCGATATAGATATCGTTGTTGCGTATCTCGATGAGGTCGCCGGGGAGTCCCACACAGCGCTTCACATAGTGGTCACGACGATCCACGGGACGGTAGACAATCTTGCCAAAGACCTCGGGCTGAGCCTCTAGGGCAGCCCGTCCGCCATACATCTCCTTGAGGTAGTAGTAGTCGGGATTGGTTACCTTGGTCGTGACGGTGTCGCCCGTGGGGAAGTTGAAGACGACAAGGTCGCCACGCTGTACCTTTCGGATGCCTTTGAGACGCTTGTAGGAGAGCTGTGGCTTGCTGAGATAAGACTCACGGCCGAGAAAGCGGTTTTGCGTTAATGGCACCTGCAGCGGAGTCATCGGCATACGGGGACCGTAGGTCACTTTGTCCACAAAGAGGTAATCACCCACGAGGAGCGTCTTCTCTAGTGAAGAGGTGGGGATGGCGAAGTTCTGAATGAAGAAGATGCTGAGTAGATGCACGCCGATGACTGCCCAGAGGAGGTCTGCCAATAGCGATACGAAGCCTCGCAGCGTCTTGTTCTTGATGTTGCGATACCAAGACCAATTGATGAGCTTGGTAAAGTAATAGTCCACGATAAAGGGGAGGAAGATCAGCCAAAAGGGACCGGCCCAGAGGATACAAAAGAGGAGATAGAGGATCGGTACGATGATCGCTACAATCTTCTGAAATAGGGACTTATCTTGCCAGTGAAGCTTCATTTTCATAGCGTGAAGGGTGTGTGGGTACAGCTATTTGTGTAGGATGAGGTCACGCATAGACCAAACGCCTACGGGGTGCTGCAGGAGATACTCCGCAGCGAGGGTGGCTCCTAGCGCAAAGCCCCGACGGCTATAAGCCTCGTGGCGTAGCGTTATCTCGTCGATGTCAGAGTGATAGATGACGGTGTGGATGCCTGGGACCTCGCCTTCACGGATTGCCTCTATGCCGAGAGAACCGTCATGAGTCTCTACTCCTAGATGCCAGTCGTGTAGTGAGGGGGTCTGCTTGATCAGCCCCTCGGCAAGTGTGATCGCAGTGCCACTAGGCGCATCAAGCTTGTGTATGTGATGCGTCTCCTGAATGCGTGGCGTGTACTCGGGATAGGGAGCCATGAGCTGTGCGAGTTGCTCATTGAGGATCATCATCAGATTCATCCCGAGACTAAAGTTGGACGCAGCAAAGAGTCCCCCACGGCCAGAGCTTTGCACCTCAGCCTTTAGCGCCTCTAGTTGCTCCTTCCAGCCTGTACTGCCCGTGACCACGGGTAGTCCCGCCTTTAGGGCAGCTTGGCAAAGCTGGTAGCCACTCTCAGGGGTGGAAAACTCAATGGCGACATCGGCCTCTCGCAGAGAGCCATCCTCCAGTAAGGCCGCATCAGTCTTATCTATACGAGCGACCACCTCATGTCCGCGCTGGGTAGCGACCTCTTCGATCATGTGCCCCATGCGTCCGTATCCGAGTATAGCGATTTTCATAGTAGGTAAGTATTACAGCGAGTGTGCGTGGCTCACAACACACGGGATGTGTGAGTTACTTCTTAGTCTCCTTAGCCTTAGCCTTGTAGGCAGCGTTGAGGAAGTCTAGGACTTCTTGGGTAATGTCAAAGCTTTCGCCAGCGTACATAACCCCTTCTAGACCTGCGGAGGTAAGGATCAGGTCATACTTCTTATCTGCGTTAAAGGCTTTGAGCTGAGCGACCACTTCATCGTGTAGAGCCTTCTGAGCATCTGCTTGTACTTTCATCGCCTCCTCGGCATAACGCTGCTCCAACTGAGCACCTTCTTGCTGCATAGCCGTGATGCGCTTCTCCTCAGCATCAACTTGAGCCTGGGAGGTGAAGAGACCCTTCTGAGCCTTTTCCATATAGCTTGCGTAGGCCTCTTGAGCCTTCTGAGCCTTGTTGGCAAGAGTCTGCTGATTGCGCTTGAGTTGAGCCTCTATCTGCTTGTTTGCTTGGGTATAGTATTCGTAGTTCTTGTAAAGCGAGTCGAGAGATACTACACCTATCTTAAGCGTGTGATCACTAGTAGGAGTGGTCTCTGTGAGCGGCTCTGAGGTAGCGGGCTGCCCATCGGACTGCTTCTTCTGGCAGCTACCGAATAGAAGAGACGCAACGAGTAGGGAGAGTAGGAGGATTGATTTCTGATTCATATAAGCTATAGTGTTGATTGACGAGAGTGATAGAAGAGAGGACTATTGCGGATCATCGGCCATACGGTCGGCTAAGTTTTGCCTTGTGGCTAGCTCTGCCATCTGCTTGTTGGCACATCCTATACCTCTCTTCTTAAGAGCTTTACTGTCCTCAATGTGTGAACTTTGGGGGTTCTTGTCGCCCTTGACGATCAGTCGCAAGGCGAGTAAAACTACGGCGAGTCCGATGAGGATAATGGATATGATGATGAGTTTCATAGTTTTTCTTAGTATATTTGCAGAGGGAGAGTAGCACGGTGCTACAGCTCTCAGGTAGACAAAGGTATACCTTTTGTCGGACTTACGCACGCATTTGATAAAACAAACTGAGGCCGTGTGGTAGTTAACCAGCTAATATTCTAACTTTTCAAAGCAATAAACGATGCAAATAACAGATCTAACTAACATGCCCATCTGGCAGCACTTCTACGAAATCACCAAGATCCCTCGCCCCTCAAAGCATGAGGAGCAGATACTGGCTTTCCTCAAGAAGTTTGCCGAGGAGCATAACCTAGACTATGCGCAGGATAAGACAGGCAATATCGTCATCCGCAAGGGTGCTACGCCTGGTATGGAGGATCGCGAGACCATCATCCTCCAGGGACATATAGATATGGTCTGCGAGAAGAATAGTGACGTAGAGCATGACTTCTACAAGGATCCTATCAAGACCAAGATCACCGACGGATGGATTCACGCTGAGGGTACGACCCTAGGCGCTGATAATGGTATTGGTGTCGCTGCAGGGCTCGCTGTCCTGACCGATCCCACCGTAGAGCATGGACCAGTCGAGTGCCTCTTTACAGTAGATGAGGAGACAGGTCTGACCGGTGCCATGGGTATCGAGCCAGGCTTCGTCCAGGGGCGCATCCTCATCAACCTCGATAGTGAGGATGAGGGCGAGATGTTCATCGGCTGCGCTGGTGGTATGGGCACGATGGCTTTCTTTGACTACACCACAGAGGCTACGCCTGCTGGGCAGATAGCTCTCGAGGTGAAGGTAAGCGGTCTCAAGGGCGGACACAGCGGTGGCGATATCCATGTCGGTCTAGGCAACGCCAATAAGCTCCTCGTGCGCTACCTATATAAGGTACTCAAGGAGGTGCCTGAGATGCGCCTCGCTACGATCGATGGCGGTAATCTACACAACGCTATCGCTCGTGAGGCTAAGGCTGTCATCACCATCCCTGCTAATCGCAAGGAGGATCTAGCTATCTGGGCAAACGAGATGGACGCTGAGTTCCGCAATGAGCTCAAGAAGGTTGATCCTAATGTCAACCTCCGTGTGGAGACGACCACAACGCCTAAGGAGGTCGTCGATGCTAAGACGGCTGACACGGTCATCCGCACGCTCTACGCTTGCCCTCATGGTGTGATGGGTATGAGCCACTCGCTAGAGGGACTCGTAGAGACCTCTACCAATCTAGCCAGTGTCAAGATGCAGGAGGGCAATGTGATCAGCATTGAGACGAGTCAGCGCAGCTCTACCGAGTCGCTCAAGGAGGATGTAGGCAATATGCTCCTTGCACTCTTCGAGCTAGCAGGCGCACGCACTGAGGTTCGTGACGGCTATCCTGGCTGGGCACCTAACCCCGACTCTGAGATCCTAAAGGTCGCTGAGAGCACCTATCGCGAGCTCTTCGGCAAGGATCCCGAGGTCAAGGCCATCCACGCAGGTCTCGAGTGCGGACTCTTCCTCGCGAAGTATCCTTACCTCGACATGGTCTCCTTTGGTCCGACGATGCGTGACGTGCACTCACCCGCAGAGCGCATGGAGATCAAGACGGTGGAGATGTTCTGGCGTCACCTCGTAGCGATCCTCAAGAACGCTCCTAAGCGCAAGTAATCACAGCTAAGATTGCTGACCTACCAGTCGGCAGAATAAAAACAACGAGAAGGCTCAGTCGCAGTGATGCGGTTGAGCCTTCTGCGCGTATGACGGGCATGTCATACATCTGTGGTGAAAGTCCACACGGGGCGTAGTTGCCAACGAACCCCATAGCGACTTGCAAGTTTCAAGGGGTGACCCTTGGGAGAGAAGAAGCAATAGCGAATTCGTGGCCTGACGAACAGAAACCTAATACCAAGGCGTATCAAGCGGACAAGCTGGCACGCGACAGTGAAGCTCCAAAAGGCAACCGTAACCTTGATGCGTAAATTAGGCAGGTAAACGATGAAAGATGTATGGCTTATCCCGTGAGGCCTCGGCAGTCCTCAAGGATAGTAACAACGAATGTCGAGGAGTCAGCAGAGGTCGAAGTAGCCGTTCTCGCGCAGAACAAGGCGAAGGACCGAATAATTCGTAACGTTAATCAAGAATGTATGTTCCGATGTTTTTGCTGACGAGTGGCAACGGTCAAAACGTCAATGCGATCGACCACATAGAGCTAAGCACGCGAGCATCGGAAGCGGAAATTAAGAAAGACGGAAGATGAAACTAATCGAACAGATACTCGCCAAGAATAATGTACGCGAGGCACTCAATCGTGTTGTGAGCAACAAGGGCGCCTCGGGTATAGACGGTATGAAAGTCGAGGAGCTCCGCGACTATATGAACGCCAATTGGACGAGCATCAAGCAGTCGATCCTAGAGCGTAGGTACAAGCCAGCCCCCGTACGGAGGGTTGAGATACCTAAGCCCAACGGAGGCGTACGCAAGCTCGGTATCCCGACCGTTGTCGACCGAACCCTTCAACAATCGATTGTCCAAGTCCTGACTCCCATCTTCGAGGCAGAGTTTCAAGAGAACAGCTACGGCTTCCGCCCCGGCAGGAGCTGTGAGCAAGCCGTTCAGAAGCTTTTGGAATACCTCAACGAGGGAGCGGAGTGGATAGTTGACATAGACTTGGAGAAGTTCTTCGACAATGTTCCACAAGACAAACTGATGAGTTATGTGGGTCGTGTGATCCATGACCCAGACACCGAAAGTCTGATACGCAAGTATCTGAAGTCGGGCGTAATGGAGAATGGTCTTTACGAAGCCACAGAACTCGGCACGCCCCAAGGTGGCAATTTGTCCCCCTTGTTGAGCAATGTGATGCTCAACGAGCTAGATAAGGAAATGGTCAGACGGGGGCTGCGCTATGTTCGATACGCAGACGACTGCGTCATAGCAGTAAGAAGCGAAGCAAGTGCCAAACGAGTGATGCACTCTGTCACCCAATGGATAGAGCGTGTCCTCGGGCTTAAGGTCAATGCCACCAAAACGCACGTCTGCCGACCGAGCAAACTTAAGTACCTCGGTTTTGGATTTTACAAATCCCCTCAGACCAAGCAGTGGACGGCAAGACCTCACGAGGACTCCGTAGCGAAGTTTGTCAGGAAGCTGAAGAAACTATGCAAACGCTCGTGGAGCATCTCCATGACTGCCCGTATCACAATGCTGAACAGAGTGATACGTGGATGGATAAACTACTTTGCCATTGGAGCTATGAAAGGCAAGATGGTAGGGATAGACGAACATCTGCGCACGATGCTACGTAAGGTGATATGGAAGCAATGGAAAACACCTCGAAAGCGAGCCTGGGGGCTACGCAAGCTTGGTATCTGCAACGACTTAGCCAAGCTCACCTCGTGCAGCGGAGACCGCTACGAATGGGTGGTGAGACGTACATGCGTGGTACGAGCAATATCGAAAGATGTGCTAGCCCGCAGAGGCCTCGTAAGCTGTTTGGACTACTATGCGATTAGACACTCTTTGAAAACGAATTAAACCGCCGTATGCCGAACGGCACGTACGGTGGTGTGAGAGGAAAGGAAACGAAAGTAGGTCAGAAAACTTTCGTTTCCCGACCTACTCGATTTTGTGCTCCTCCTACGACACGTAAGCGGAAACAATGAAAAAGCGAGAGAGGTGCTACCATCACGGTAACACCCCTCCCTATCACATACACTAAACAAATTAATATCTCTGACCCGCCTTATTCGTGGTCATGGTCGTGGTCATGGTCATGGTCGTGGTCGTGGTGATGATCACCAGGAGCATCCGTCGAGAGGATGATGGTGCGAGCCACCATCGACTCGTTGCCCGAGCGATCCACGCAGTAGACTAGGAGGTGGTACTCGCCAGGAGTCGCATTGGCCGGTATCTTGATGTCGTGGTGGTGGATAGAGGCGTTGCGCTGATTGACGGTGTACTCCTTGTTAAAGGTAAAAGGCTTCGTCTTGTCATCACCGTGACGTAGGTCGCGGGTGTGCGAGTGCCCATCGAAGTTGTTGTGGATGTCGATCTTGTACGACTTGACGAGATCATCGTCCGAGAGCTTCATCTCGAAGTGGACGCCGGTCTCATCGCCGATGAGGAGCTTATCATGATCCTCTGGTTCGATTAGCTCGATGATAGGCTTGGTTGTGTCTTTAGGCTCCTCCTTGCAAGCGGTGAAGGCTGTCGCTAGAGCGAGACAGCTGAGGAGCGTGATTGATGCGAAGATTGTTCTTTTCATCATAGTATTGAAGATTAGAATGATAGATTGATTGTTAGTAGTACGTTTCGTCCAGCCTCAGGGAGATTGACTCGCCTGTAGTAACTCATGTGGTCATAGTAGCGGCTGTTCAAAAGGTTTTGGATAGCTAGAGAGATGCGGTAGTTGCTCTGTCTGAGCTGTCCGTCGTAGGTCACAGTTAGGTCCAGTAAGGACGCTGTGCCAGGTGTCGGCTCCTCATTGCGCGCGATGCGATGCTGAGGAGCTATGATGCGATGCTTGAGCGAAAGCGCCCAATGCTCAGGGTGCCAGGTCAAGTCGTGGCTAAAGCGAGCTGGTGGCGAGTAGGGAAGAGCTAAGCCGTCTGCCACATTGTAGGTGTAGACGTAGTCACCCTGCAGGTGGTAGTCCCACTGCGGGTGCAGATGCCAAGTACCCTCCAGCTCAACGCCTGTGAAGAGCGCTCGTGTGGATTGGTAGCGATATATCTGTCCCGAGTGGGGCAGTATAGACCATTCACCCGAGGGTTGTAGGAAGATGTAGTTGGTAAAGTAGGTCACAAAGGGAGAGACCGTACAGCTCCACAGGTCATTGTGAAAGCCTACCTCGCTATCTAGTAGCCACCCCTGCTCACTGCCCAGCGAAGGGTCGCCCACCTCGTGGCGAAAGGTGCCGTGGTGGATGCCATTTGCCGCAAGCTCGTAGATGCCTGGTAGGCGAAAGCTCCTGCCTAGATTAACCTTCCAGAGCCAATGACGGTCTATCTGCCAAGCTAAGCCGACACTACCCGAAAGGTCGTGCCACCTCCGCTCGCCCTCCTGACTGCTGTAGTAGTACTGCGACAAGGTTGCCGAGGACTCGCCACGCTCCTGGAGGTAGTCAGCTAGGTAAGGGTCATGGTAGGGACTCATCGCTATGTAGCCTAGATCGTAGCGCAGACCACTGGTGAGGTGTAGCCCCTGAGCTATGCGTCCCTGATAGGTTAGGCTCACGCCGCTCGTCGCCCGCTGGTAGTCTGGTAAGAGGAAGCCATAGCCTCTCCGCTTGTGCCACTGATACTGCCCATCAGTGGCTAGCGTCCACTTGCCACCCCACGGGGCATAGTAGCTTGCCTGCAAGCGTGCTGAGATGGTCTTGAGGTCAAACTCAAACTCTAAGTCAGCGTCCCGCTCAGGTTGCTGCATCGTCCCGTAGTGCGTGTGGAAGGCGCTAAGTTCACGGCGCAAGTTCTGCTGCCAGCCTAGCTCGCCGATCACTTGCCACTGCGGAGAAAGCCTCCACTGGAGGCTACCCTGTGTCGAGATCTGACGCACGGTGCTGTATGGTAGCTCGATATTGTATCGGCTCTCGTCAGGAAGCACACGCTTGAGGTCTGGTATGCCATGCGCTCCTGGGAAGAAGCCACTGCGCTCGCCATTGACAGAGGCTTGCAGCGAAGCTTTGACCTGCTCTCCTAGCCATTCGTAGCGTAGTTGCGAAGCGTAGGTTTGTGTAGCACTGTTTTTCAACCTACCATTATATATAGGTATCCAGCGCGTGAGGTAGGTGATGCTGTCTGCCGTCACATTGCGGTCGCCGTGATACTGACCGCTCATACGTAGGCGGAGGTGGTGCGCTCCATGCAGGTAGCCCATCATGAGACTGCCCCCGCCGCCCATTGTGCTGCTTTGCCCCATCATGGTATAGGAGCCGTAAAGGCCTTGCTTGTGAGGAGGTGTAGCCGGCAGCCTCACGATGACTCCCCCTAGGGCATCACTGCCGTAGAGTAGGGAGCCAGCACCCTTGATCACCTGTACGGGGTCTTGGTCGAAGGCGTCTACCTCCAGCCCATGGTCAGCACCCCACTGCTGCCCCTCTTGCTTGAGTCCGCCATCGACATAGGCGATACGATTGAAGCCTAGACCACGGATCACAGGCTTACCGTAGCCAGAGCCGATCGTGATCACATTGACCCCGGGGAGGCTGCTCAGTGTCGCTGCAAAGTTACCCGTAAAGTGCTGCGTCAGATAGGTGCTGTCAAGCCACTCGATCGTCTGACCGATACGCATGGTCTGGAGCCGCTTGCTATTAGCACGCACCTCCACCGTCTGGAGCGTCTCGTCAAAGCTGTGAGGCTCTAGCGCAACGCTATCAGGTCTCAAGGCGGACGGCTCAGCTAGAGCAACCATCGGGGTGAGATATAGTAATAGATAGCAAATGTATCGACAATACATCGCAAGAATGTTATTAACCAGTGAAATATAAGGAGATCATGCGCCCCACTACACCGATAGCTTAGCTCACACACAGCGGAGGAGCCAGGCGTACGTAGGGGATTGCGTCACGTAGAGATATGGTCTAGCTATGCTAGGGGGATCAGAGTGACATCGTGGTCACTCACACCTTTGGCAGTCAGCCAAGGTAAGCGCATAAAGCGGAGTATAAGCGTAGAGCTAATCCGCTCATAGCCACATAGTCGATAGAAGTGTGGCTAGCAGTATCTCACTGGTGGGGCTCTTAGAGCTTTGCCCTCTCTCAGGGCTAGGTGCACAGCTTCGGGTTGTAGTACGGGAGTGGGGGCATCCCACTCGTCCACTGCAAAGGAAGGTGCTATGGCACATTGGTCGGTGATGCCGAGATGAAATTCGCAGATAGGGCAGGTCACGTTGTTGACCAGATAAACCTTCGAGCTCGTTTCACTCCGCTCATCATCGTTTGTGTCAGACTGAGCTGTAGCACAGTTTATCACCGAGAAGGCTCCTGCGTCGTGCTGGTGCACAGCTTGTCCCATCAGAGCCAGTACGTATACTAGCCCCAATAGCAAAGCCGTCATTCGAGTCGGCATATCGATATGTGCGAGTCTTCTCATAAACTGTATCGCTCGCAAAGGTAGTAAAAATATTTTTTTCTTGCAAGCGACCCGCCTAGCTTTTCAATTTCGCAAAGGGCTACTTGTCTCTAAATTCTAATCTCTAATTCAATCTCCACGTAGGAATTCTTTAATCTCCACGTGGAGAAAAAATATTTCCCACGTAGGCGAGAATCATTTCTTCCGAAGTTTCATTTGATTCCTCCGAAGAAATTTTCCTTCCCCACGTGGAGAATAAAAAAAATCCATGTGAGCAATGTCAAATCTCCACGTGGCGATCGAATGAGAGGTTAGAGAGGAGTAGCGATATGTATCCCCGCGAGACGAGTAACGATGTGTAGGGATATTGCGTTTCATTGGCTGGCAGTCCATTTTTTAGTAGCTTTGTAATATCGTAGTAACGATAGAGAGATCAATGTAGGCTACCTTTGCATTGTGTCTTGGTGGGCTTATGGCGACCTCCGCTAGTTGCTACGGCATCATGTATCTCAGTTAATCTGATATCCCAGTTAATCTATGACAAATAGGACATATCGTCTACTCTTCACACTACTAGCACTCTCTTGGGGGCTACTCTTGACAGCTGCTTGTCAGCCCAACGGTAGGCAAGAAGGTGCGGAGCAACCTCAGCGTGAGACCAACCAGACATTTCTAGCATCACAGCAGGACTATGACCTGCGTGTCGCTGGCACCGCATGGGAGGCTGGCGACCAGATAGGTATCTACGTACGTCGCACAGCGCAGAGTACCACTTGGTCGGCTGAGCAACTACAGCATAGTAACCTACACTACAAGACTATCCGTGGTGGGGGCATCGCTACCTTCGATCCAGCTGATGATCAGCAGAAGGTGCAGTGGGACTCATCAATGAAGTATGACATCCTCGCTTACTACCCCTACAATGCTCAGACGCAGGAGGGCAAGATCGCTTACAGCGTCGCTGATCAGGCTACGATCAAGCCGTTGCTTATCTCGGACAATCTCTCCGCCATTGCGCCCGATGATGTGAAGCAGCTAGCCTTCCGTCAGGCACTCGCCTCGCTCCGCTTTGAGATGCGCAGTGAGGATGGGGGCTCTCTAGAGGGAGTCAAGGTGCGCATCGTTGGTATGCCGACGACGGGTACGCTAGACCTTTATAGTCGTCAGTGGCAGGCCGATGCGAGCTCTACGACCGAGATCTCA is part of the Porphyromonas asaccharolytica DSM 20707 genome and harbors:
- a CDS encoding DUF4625 domain-containing protein, translated to MMKRTIFASITLLSCLALATAFTACKEEPKDTTKPIIELIEPEDHDKLLIGDETGVHFEMKLSDDDLVKSYKIDIHNNFDGHSHTRDLRHGDDKTKPFTFNKEYTVNQRNASIHHHDIKIPANATPGEYHLLVYCVDRSGNESMVARTIILSTDAPGDHHHDHDHDHDHDHDHE
- the lepB gene encoding signal peptidase I; this encodes MKLHWQDKSLFQKIVAIIVPILYLLFCILWAGPFWLIFLPFIVDYYFTKLINWSWYRNIKNKTLRGFVSLLADLLWAVIGVHLLSIFFIQNFAIPTSSLEKTLLVGDYLFVDKVTYGPRMPMTPLQVPLTQNRFLGRESYLSKPQLSYKRLKGIRKVQRGDLVVFNFPTGDTVTTKVTNPDYYYLKEMYGGRAALEAQPEVFGKIVYRPVDRRDHYVKRCVGLPGDLIEIRNNDIYIDGKLQERPEHMQLNYWVCTRGGRFSAEELKHLGISLDDQHIVSASRLTTADLEEMGLTGVDLSDVQALYLLPLTETMRQQLASDSRVAKIVVSQDPNTNLYPVGYDLGWTRDNYGPLQIPRKGLTIELTPDALALYSRCIHNYEGHALEQRPDGTILIDGQPATHYTFGMDYYYMMGDNRHNSADSRYWGFVPEDHIVGRPALLWLSLDKDLGLWNGKIRWRRMMHTIHGQPL
- a CDS encoding TonB-dependent receptor — translated: MVALAEPSALRPDSVALEPHSFDETLQTVEVRANSKRLQTMRIGQTIEWLDSTYLTQHFTGNFAATLSSLPGVNVITIGSGYGKPVIRGLGFNRIAYVDGGLKQEGQQWGADHGLEVDAFDQDPVQVIKGAGSLLYGSDALGGVIVRLPATPPHKQGLYGSYTMMGQSSTMGGGGSLMMGYLHGAHHLRLRMSGQYHGDRNVTADSITYLTRWIPIYNGRLKNSATQTYASQLRYEWLGEQVKASLQASVNGERSGFFPGAHGIPDLKRVLPDESRYNIELPYSTVRQISTQGSLQWRLSPQWQVIGELGWQQNLRRELSAFHTHYGTMQQPERDADLEFEFDLKTISARLQASYYAPWGGKWTLATDGQYQWHKRRGYGFLLPDYQRATSGVSLTYQGRIAQGLHLTSGLRYDLGYIAMSPYHDPYLADYLQERGESSATLSQYYYSSQEGERRWHDLSGSVGLAWQIDRHWLWKVNLGRSFRLPGIYELAANGIHHGTFRHEVGDPSLGSEQGWLLDSEVGFHNDLWSCTVSPFVTYFTNYIFLQPSGEWSILPHSGQIYRYQSTRALFTGVELEGTWHLHPQWDYHLQGDYVYTYNVADGLALPYSPPARFSHDLTWHPEHWALSLKHRIIAPQHRIARNEEPTPGTASLLDLTVTYDGQLRQSNYRISLAIQNLLNSRYYDHMSYYRRVNLPEAGRNVLLTINLSF
- the ltrA gene encoding group II intron reverse transcriptase/maturase is translated as MKLIEQILAKNNVREALNRVVSNKGASGIDGMKVEELRDYMNANWTSIKQSILERRYKPAPVRRVEIPKPNGGVRKLGIPTVVDRTLQQSIVQVLTPIFEAEFQENSYGFRPGRSCEQAVQKLLEYLNEGAEWIVDIDLEKFFDNVPQDKLMSYVGRVIHDPDTESLIRKYLKSGVMENGLYEATELGTPQGGNLSPLLSNVMLNELDKEMVRRGLRYVRYADDCVIAVRSEASAKRVMHSVTQWIERVLGLKVNATKTHVCRPSKLKYLGFGFYKSPQTKQWTARPHEDSVAKFVRKLKKLCKRSWSISMTARITMLNRVIRGWINYFAIGAMKGKMVGIDEHLRTMLRKVIWKQWKTPRKRAWGLRKLGICNDLAKLTSCSGDRYEWVVRRTCVVRAISKDVLARRGLVSCLDYYAIRHSLKTN
- the dapB gene encoding 4-hydroxy-tetrahydrodipicolinate reductase translates to MKIAILGYGRMGHMIEEVATQRGHEVVARIDKTDAALLEDGSLREADVAIEFSTPESGYQLCQAALKAGLPVVTGSTGWKEQLEALKAEVQSSGRGGLFAASNFSLGMNLMMILNEQLAQLMAPYPEYTPRIQETHHIHKLDAPSGTAITLAEGLIKQTPSLHDWHLGVETHDGSLGIEAIREGEVPGIHTVIYHSDIDEITLRHEAYSRRGFALGATLAAEYLLQHPVGVWSMRDLILHK
- a CDS encoding S26 family signal peptidase, with amino-acid sequence MVSHSDIATRRRATWLRWVLPTIMVGLIIVGRLFFFVYRQPTPSGSNYHLMSRIAQPHRGDNVLLTLTADSLAGSKLMLRVVGEPSDTLRFTEGKLLVLGKRGRQTFIMPLPQPLQQSTYEVVLAADEYWLLAKPPLTTETIDSRLLGPIHRSEITATVIW
- a CDS encoding OmpH family outer membrane protein, which gives rise to MNQKSILLLSLLVASLLFGSCQKKQSDGQPATSEPLTETTPTSDHTLKIGVVSLDSLYKNYEYYTQANKQIEAQLKRNQQTLANKAQKAQEAYASYMEKAQKGLFTSQAQVDAEEKRITAMQQEGAQLEQRYAEEAMKVQADAQKALHDEVVAQLKAFNADKKYDLILTSAGLEGVMYAGESFDITQEVLDFLNAAYKAKAKETKK
- a CDS encoding aminoacyl-histidine dipeptidase produces the protein MQITDLTNMPIWQHFYEITKIPRPSKHEEQILAFLKKFAEEHNLDYAQDKTGNIVIRKGATPGMEDRETIILQGHIDMVCEKNSDVEHDFYKDPIKTKITDGWIHAEGTTLGADNGIGVAAGLAVLTDPTVEHGPVECLFTVDEETGLTGAMGIEPGFVQGRILINLDSEDEGEMFIGCAGGMGTMAFFDYTTEATPAGQIALEVKVSGLKGGHSGGDIHVGLGNANKLLVRYLYKVLKEVPEMRLATIDGGNLHNAIAREAKAVITIPANRKEDLAIWANEMDAEFRNELKKVDPNVNLRVETTTTPKEVVDAKTADTVIRTLYACPHGVMGMSHSLEGLVETSTNLASVKMQEGNVISIETSQRSSTESLKEDVGNMLLALFELAGARTEVRDGYPGWAPNPDSEILKVAESTYRELFGKDPEVKAIHAGLECGLFLAKYPYLDMVSFGPTMRDVHSPAERMEIKTVEMFWRHLVAILKNAPKRK